Proteins from a single region of Lysinibacillus sp. JNUCC-52:
- the cbiQ gene encoding cobalt ECF transporter T component CbiQ, with translation MLLIDKYAYMNKLATVHPLEKMTFSLGLLLLSLIVKDELISLITFIVMSAFIILYAKIPFSYYVKLLLLPGFFLLSSLVSILISIAPNSSILPAHRFAFSLSHWTIFIGNASLITAQQLLFSVLGSISCLYFLILTTSVQSICHVLRQWHLPVLFVELVELTYRFIFIFLNSMQKIHLAQQSRLGYQSPMQWLRSISMLIAALFAEMFQRSRELNNAMQARGGESVYWQDSVRYSKKNWFGMVIIFLFLILYGGFFS, from the coding sequence ATGTTACTCATTGATAAATATGCTTATATGAATAAACTAGCGACTGTTCATCCGTTAGAAAAAATGACGTTTTCCTTAGGGTTACTGCTATTATCGCTTATCGTGAAAGATGAACTTATTTCACTCATTACATTTATTGTAATGAGTGCTTTTATCATTTTATACGCAAAAATTCCCTTTTCATATTATGTAAAATTACTATTGTTACCAGGTTTTTTTCTACTATCTAGTTTAGTATCTATTTTGATTTCAATTGCACCAAATTCAAGTATACTACCAGCACATCGCTTTGCATTTTCACTTAGTCATTGGACCATTTTCATCGGTAATGCAAGTTTGATTACAGCACAGCAGTTATTGTTCAGTGTACTAGGTAGCATTAGTTGTTTGTACTTTTTAATATTAACAACATCGGTCCAATCTATTTGCCACGTATTACGACAATGGCATCTACCTGTTTTATTTGTAGAGTTAGTAGAGCTTACGTATCGATTTATTTTTATTTTTTTAAATAGCATGCAAAAAATCCATCTTGCGCAACAATCACGCCTTGGCTATCAATCACCTATGCAATGGCTTAGGTCGATTTCCATGCTCATTGCAGCATTGTTTGCCGAAATGTTTCAACGTAGTCGCGAACTTAATAATGCGATGCAGGCACGTGGTGGCGAATCGGTCTATTGGCAAGATAGTGTACGATACAGCAAGAAAAATTGGTTTGGAATGGTTATTATTTTTTTATTCCTCATCTTATATGGAGGTTTTTTCTCATGA
- a CDS encoding energy-coupling factor ABC transporter substrate-binding protein, with protein MKKNLLLLAVVVLLAIIPLFVQKGAEFGGADGEAEAAIGEINAEYEPWFESLWEPPSGEIESLLFVLQAAIGAGFIGYFVGYMRGKHKEG; from the coding sequence ATGAAGAAAAATTTACTGCTACTAGCTGTCGTTGTACTTTTAGCAATCATCCCCCTTTTCGTACAAAAGGGTGCAGAATTTGGTGGTGCTGACGGAGAAGCAGAAGCTGCAATCGGTGAAATTAATGCAGAGTATGAACCATGGTTTGAAAGCTTATGGGAGCCACCAAGCGGTGAAATTGAAAGCTTATTATTCGTATTACAGGCTGCGATTGGTGCTGGCTTTATCGGCTATTTTGTAGGCTATATGCGCGGCAAGCATAAGGAAGGTTAA
- a CDS encoding energy-coupling factor ABC transporter permease: MKFSFWKLSYFLLAFLLVPNRAFAMHIMEGFLPIEWAIFWWVVSIPFIILGLRSIRKTIDENPETKMILGLSGAFAFVLSALKIPSVTGSCSHPTGVGLGTVLFGPLAMSVIGTIVLLFQSLLLAHGGITTLGANAFSMAIVGPIIAYYVFKGSQKIGLSFSIAVFFAAMLGDLGTYVVTSVQLALAFPSEVGGFMASFTKFAGIFALTQIPLAISEGILTVIVMNFLKKYNVSELKALRVFSAKEAH; encoded by the coding sequence TTGAAATTTTCATTTTGGAAACTTAGTTATTTCTTACTAGCTTTTTTACTAGTACCAAATCGAGCGTTTGCCATGCATATCATGGAAGGGTTTTTGCCGATTGAATGGGCGATTTTTTGGTGGGTCGTTTCGATTCCATTTATTATTTTAGGATTGCGTTCTATTCGTAAAACAATTGATGAAAATCCTGAAACAAAAATGATATTAGGCTTATCAGGTGCGTTTGCATTCGTTTTATCAGCACTGAAAATCCCATCAGTAACAGGAAGCTGCTCACATCCTACTGGTGTTGGTCTTGGTACGGTTCTTTTCGGGCCATTAGCAATGAGCGTAATCGGAACAATCGTTTTATTATTTCAATCTTTACTTTTAGCGCATGGTGGTATTACTACTTTAGGTGCGAATGCTTTCTCAATGGCGATTGTAGGTCCAATTATTGCGTATTATGTCTTTAAAGGTTCTCAAAAAATTGGTCTTTCATTTTCTATCGCTGTCTTTTTTGCCGCGATGCTTGGGGACTTAGGTACTTACGTTGTCACTTCAGTTCAATTAGCACTAGCTTTCCCTTCTGAAGTAGGAGGCTTTATGGCTTCATTCACAAAATTTGCAGGGATTTTTGCTTTAACACAAATTCCTCTCGCAATTAGTGAAGGAATTTTAACTGTTATCGTCATGAATTTCCTAAAAAAATACAATGTGAGCGAATTAAAGGCTCTTCGTGTTTTCTCAGCAAAGGAGGCACATTAG
- a CDS encoding (2Fe-2S) ferredoxin domain-containing protein: MTTWNLEGMKTHLFICNGSSCMKKEAEEITLAIRDEIEKLALDKEIHTTRTRCNGRCKDACVVIAYPQGNWYRVTTVEHGRTLVKDLNDDSLHSEHVFTLTEGTLQRTPQTTAIKGIDKVKEG; the protein is encoded by the coding sequence ATGACAACTTGGAACTTAGAGGGCATGAAAACACATCTTTTTATTTGTAATGGTAGTAGTTGCATGAAAAAAGAGGCTGAGGAAATTACGTTGGCCATACGAGATGAAATAGAGAAATTAGCACTCGATAAGGAAATACATACAACAAGAACGCGTTGTAATGGCAGATGCAAAGATGCATGTGTTGTAATCGCGTATCCACAGGGAAATTGGTATCGTGTGACAACAGTAGAGCATGGTAGAACGCTTGTAAAAGATTTAAACGATGATTCTTTACATAGTGAGCATGTGTTTACTTTGACAGAAGGTACGTTGCAGCGTACCCCGCAAACAACAGCCATCAAAGGCATCGATAAGGTGAAAGAGGGGTAA
- the cobJ gene encoding precorrin-3B C(17)-methyltransferase — protein MAQKGKIFVVGFGPGDFKHITTRAVEALQQSEFIIGYKTYVELIQDLVSAKSIVSTGMTEEVSRAQEAVRQAEAGNIVAVISSGDSGVYGMAGLVYEVLIELGWTEATGIEVEIVPGISAINSCASLLGAPIMHDSCTISLSDHLTPWNLIAKRVEAAAMADFVIALYNPKSGRRTRQIVEAQRILLEYRSPDTPVGLVKSAYRDRQEITMTTLAEMLEHDIGMLTTVIIGNSSTFFYDNKMITPRGYQRKYTLGEEKQPLRPHQRLREENEPWAMNQETGTARQDFAADPNAGRMKSSIAIAPAPVTVPEKSSLEMAATALAMVKGTTVTKTTTKLVQQKMESIFELAVSPGVANKFFTPQQMMTLAEVVGDEGTMEYTPDHQIHLKIPTTEPEMITEKLRAVGFLLAPIGDVLSLKACDFCYGEKADSIPYAEEIQDKLGGLSLPKTLNIGFNGCGMACYRAVFDDIGIVYRKSKFDVFIGAKPVGRTAHAAQPVVEGLEPEQLIPLITDIIEEYKANAHPNERLFKYFKRVKKILHFTYQDMSSKIKVEPAPCGD, from the coding sequence ATGGCGCAAAAAGGAAAGATTTTTGTTGTAGGCTTTGGACCTGGGGATTTCAAGCATATTACAACCCGTGCTGTAGAGGCATTACAACAAAGTGAATTTATTATCGGTTATAAAACATATGTTGAGCTCATTCAAGATTTAGTAAGTGCAAAGTCGATTGTTAGTACTGGCATGACAGAAGAAGTGTCACGTGCACAAGAAGCAGTTCGTCAAGCCGAGGCTGGAAATATTGTTGCGGTTATTTCGAGTGGTGACTCGGGCGTATATGGAATGGCTGGACTTGTATATGAAGTCCTCATTGAGCTTGGTTGGACGGAAGCAACAGGGATTGAAGTTGAGATTGTGCCAGGAATTTCTGCTATTAATTCTTGTGCAAGTTTGCTAGGCGCACCAATTATGCATGATTCTTGCACGATTAGTTTAAGTGATCATTTAACGCCTTGGAATTTAATTGCAAAGCGTGTGGAAGCTGCGGCGATGGCGGATTTTGTCATTGCTCTATATAACCCTAAAAGTGGCCGCCGTACACGTCAAATTGTAGAAGCGCAACGAATTTTACTAGAATATCGATCACCTGATACGCCTGTAGGACTTGTGAAAAGTGCCTACCGAGATCGTCAGGAAATAACAATGACAACGTTAGCAGAGATGCTCGAGCATGATATCGGCATGTTAACTACAGTAATTATTGGCAATTCATCGACATTTTTCTATGACAATAAAATGATTACACCGCGTGGCTATCAGCGCAAATATACACTTGGAGAAGAAAAACAGCCTTTACGTCCACACCAGCGTTTAAGAGAAGAAAATGAACCGTGGGCAATGAACCAAGAAACAGGTACTGCACGCCAAGACTTTGCGGCAGATCCCAATGCAGGACGGATGAAAAGTAGTATTGCAATAGCACCTGCGCCTGTAACAGTACCAGAAAAATCATCATTGGAAATGGCAGCAACAGCACTTGCCATGGTGAAAGGAACAACTGTCACAAAGACAACAACAAAGTTAGTCCAGCAAAAAATGGAGTCGATTTTTGAACTTGCTGTTAGTCCAGGGGTAGCAAATAAATTTTTCACGCCACAACAAATGATGACGTTAGCTGAAGTTGTGGGAGATGAAGGCACGATGGAATATACACCAGACCATCAAATTCATTTGAAAATTCCGACGACAGAGCCTGAAATGATTACTGAAAAGTTAAGAGCAGTAGGCTTTTTACTTGCACCAATAGGGGATGTGCTGTCATTAAAAGCCTGTGATTTCTGTTATGGAGAGAAGGCGGATTCAATTCCATATGCAGAGGAAATTCAAGATAAGCTTGGTGGATTATCCCTGCCTAAAACTTTAAATATTGGTTTTAATGGCTGTGGCATGGCGTGCTATCGAGCAGTGTTTGACGATATCGGTATCGTCTATCGAAAAAGTAAATTTGATGTTTTTATCGGCGCTAAGCCAGTAGGGCGTACAGCCCATGCGGCACAGCCCGTTGTAGAGGGGCTAGAGCCAGAACAGCTTATTCCGCTTATTACAGACATTATTGAGGAATACAAGGCAAATGCACATCCAAATGAACGCTTGTTCAAATATTTCAAACGGGTGAAAAAAATATTGCATTTTACGTATCAAGATATGTCGTCAAAAATAAAAGTAGAGCCAGCTCCGTGCGGCGACTAG
- a CDS encoding sirohydrochlorin chelatase, with protein MKAILFVGHGSRLAAGNDEVRTFIEQMTPRVDKSFLVETCFLEFASPNIEEGITNCINKGATEVHVIPIILLHAGHSKMHIPAEIEHAREHYPNITFTYGQTIGIHDEIFAILEDRLAEIGFNTEEEHKDTAILLIARGGSDPAANGDFYKITRLLWEKLNVPYVESAFMGVTDPRVEEGIERCVKLGAKKIIMLPYFLFTGILMERMNGMCEQFNKQYPDCDIQIANYFGYHERLQNVLLNRIEQAVNGTSTGMQDLENYRAYAAVHGHAHHHHHHDHDHDHDHDHHDHDHHHDHHHNEELVK; from the coding sequence ATGAAAGCAATTTTATTTGTTGGCCATGGTAGCCGTTTAGCAGCAGGAAACGACGAGGTGCGCACGTTTATCGAGCAAATGACACCTCGAGTTGATAAAAGTTTTTTAGTTGAAACATGTTTTTTGGAGTTTGCCTCTCCTAACATAGAAGAAGGTATTACGAATTGTATAAACAAGGGTGCTACAGAGGTCCATGTAATTCCGATTATTCTACTTCATGCAGGCCATTCAAAAATGCATATACCTGCAGAAATCGAACATGCACGTGAACATTATCCAAACATTACATTTACCTATGGGCAAACAATCGGTATTCATGATGAAATATTTGCTATTTTAGAAGACCGCTTAGCAGAAATCGGCTTTAATACTGAAGAAGAACATAAGGATACTGCCATTTTATTAATTGCACGAGGTGGTAGTGACCCAGCTGCAAATGGTGATTTTTATAAAATTACTCGTTTGTTATGGGAAAAACTGAACGTTCCTTATGTGGAAAGTGCTTTTATGGGCGTGACAGATCCTCGTGTTGAAGAAGGCATTGAACGCTGCGTTAAACTAGGGGCGAAAAAAATTATTATGCTACCGTACTTTTTATTCACAGGTATTTTAATGGAACGTATGAATGGTATGTGCGAGCAATTTAATAAGCAATATCCTGACTGTGATATTCAAATTGCTAACTATTTTGGCTACCATGAACGTTTGCAAAATGTCCTTTTAAACCGTATTGAGCAAGCAGTAAATGGTACATCAACAGGTATGCAAGATTTAGAAAATTATCGTGCTTATGCGGCGGTACATGGACATGCGCATCATCATCACCATCATGACCACGACCACGATCACGATCACGACCATCATGACCATGACCACCATCATGACCATCATCATAACGAGGAGCTAGTAAAATGA
- the cobK gene encoding precorrin-6A reductase, whose protein sequence is MIFMLAGTSDARNLALELQSVGYAVTATVVTDSAASSLAEVGLPHLVGRLTAEEMAAILTERGYRLVVDASHPFAEEASKNAMAAAKSAGVPYIRYERANEHYDHPLITVVKDYEEAAQLAATKRGVIMLTTGSKTLATFTKVLQGLENTRVIARMLPRLDNMEKCEALGVAQRDIVAIQGPFSKELNEALFRQYDVTLMITKESGKVGSVDEKLDAALACGIETILIARPNIKYGQQYSSFEEVVQAVQHIL, encoded by the coding sequence ATGATTTTCATGTTAGCAGGTACGAGTGACGCAAGGAATCTTGCACTTGAATTGCAGTCAGTGGGCTATGCTGTGACGGCGACAGTTGTGACAGATTCAGCCGCTTCAAGCCTTGCAGAGGTAGGTCTACCACATCTAGTTGGTAGACTAACGGCTGAGGAAATGGCAGCAATACTTACAGAACGCGGATATCGTCTAGTTGTCGATGCTTCACATCCATTTGCAGAGGAAGCATCTAAAAATGCGATGGCAGCAGCAAAGAGTGCTGGTGTTCCATATATTCGATATGAACGTGCGAATGAGCATTATGACCACCCGTTGATTACAGTTGTCAAAGACTATGAGGAAGCAGCACAATTAGCCGCAACAAAACGTGGTGTCATTATGCTGACAACTGGCAGTAAAACGCTTGCAACGTTTACAAAAGTATTACAAGGCCTAGAAAATACACGTGTTATCGCACGTATGCTTCCGCGCCTTGATAATATGGAAAAATGTGAGGCACTTGGTGTGGCACAAAGAGACATTGTTGCTATTCAAGGTCCTTTTTCTAAAGAATTAAACGAAGCGTTATTTCGTCAATATGACGTGACATTGATGATTACGAAAGAAAGTGGCAAGGTCGGCTCAGTCGATGAAAAGCTTGACGCAGCGCTGGCTTGTGGTATTGAAACAATATTAATCGCACGACCAAATATAAAATACGGCCAGCAATATTCCTCATTTGAGGAAGTAGTACAGGCGGTACAACACATACTTTAG
- a CDS encoding precorrin-8X methylmutase, with protein sequence MDFKTDFKPLTVDPDKIYDYSFSIIAEEMGEHDFTEDEWKIVRRIIHASADFELGRSVIITPGAIEAGIKSILAGRHVIADVQMIESGSGKKRFQKHGGDLHCYIADEDVSIEAKKQNTTRAIISMQKASKLHEGGIYAIGNAPTALLELIRLIKEGLAKPDLIIGMPVGFVSAAESKEELLKLEGIPYITNVGRKGGSTVTVAALNAVSLLADEQAKK encoded by the coding sequence ATGGATTTCAAAACAGATTTCAAACCATTAACAGTAGACCCAGACAAAATTTATGACTATAGTTTCTCGATAATTGCAGAGGAAATGGGCGAACATGATTTTACAGAAGATGAGTGGAAGATTGTACGTCGTATTATCCATGCTTCTGCTGACTTTGAATTAGGACGTAGCGTTATTATTACACCAGGAGCGATTGAAGCAGGCATTAAGTCAATCCTTGCAGGTCGTCATGTCATTGCTGATGTACAAATGATTGAAAGTGGTTCAGGAAAAAAACGTTTCCAAAAGCATGGTGGGGATTTACACTGCTATATCGCAGATGAAGACGTTTCTATTGAAGCAAAAAAACAAAATACAACGCGTGCGATTATCTCTATGCAAAAGGCTTCAAAATTACACGAAGGTGGCATTTATGCAATCGGAAATGCACCGACAGCCTTACTAGAGTTAATTCGCTTAATTAAAGAAGGGTTAGCCAAACCAGACTTAATTATTGGTATGCCAGTAGGGTTTGTATCAGCAGCAGAGTCAAAAGAAGAGCTGTTAAAGCTAGAGGGAATTCCTTATATTACAAATGTTGGGCGTAAAGGCGGTAGTACAGTGACGGTTGCTGCTTTAAATGCCGTTTCATTATTAGCGGACGAACAGGCGAAAAAATAA
- a CDS encoding cobalt-precorrin-5B (C(1))-methyltransferase, with translation MERKPKKDPKDMRHGYTTGACATAVTKAALLALITNEEQETSTIHLPIGRDATFTIEKCTFSSNEVSCETIKDAGDDPDATHKALIIGTVSWANTPGIHLDGGIGVGRVTKPGLPVAVGEAAINPVPRKMIHSTVQDVLDEFKINRGVNVVISVPEGEEIAKKTLNGRLGIIGGISILGTRGTVVPFSSSAYMASIVQAISVARAAGCEHVVVTTGGRSEKFGMAQYPTLPEEAFIEMGDFVGFTLKHCKRLGIKQVSLVGMMGKFSKVAQGVMMVHSKSAAIDFNFLAQLAIDIGADEETVAQVREANTASQVGEIMAEKGYDAFFHHLCEACCYSSLHHIRGGMTLSTSIYSMQGQLLGRADDIASIDEIDWDRG, from the coding sequence ATGGAGCGGAAGCCAAAAAAGGATCCTAAAGACATGCGTCACGGTTATACAACAGGAGCCTGTGCAACTGCAGTTACAAAAGCAGCATTACTAGCACTCATTACAAATGAAGAGCAAGAAACGAGTACTATTCATTTGCCTATTGGACGAGACGCAACATTTACGATAGAAAAATGTACGTTTAGCAGCAATGAAGTAAGCTGTGAAACGATTAAGGATGCTGGTGATGATCCAGATGCGACACACAAAGCCCTTATTATTGGCACAGTAAGCTGGGCTAATACACCTGGGATACATTTAGATGGAGGTATTGGCGTCGGGCGCGTAACAAAGCCCGGCTTGCCTGTTGCTGTTGGGGAAGCAGCAATTAACCCTGTACCACGTAAAATGATACATAGTACCGTACAAGACGTGCTAGACGAGTTTAAAATTAATCGCGGCGTAAATGTTGTTATTTCTGTACCAGAAGGTGAGGAAATTGCAAAAAAAACATTAAATGGTCGTCTTGGCATTATTGGGGGCATTTCCATTTTAGGCACAAGGGGAACCGTCGTGCCTTTTTCGAGTTCTGCATATATGGCAAGTATTGTTCAAGCTATTAGTGTCGCAAGGGCAGCTGGTTGTGAACATGTTGTTGTCACAACAGGTGGGCGAAGTGAAAAGTTTGGGATGGCCCAATATCCTACATTACCTGAGGAAGCATTTATTGAAATGGGTGATTTTGTCGGCTTTACATTAAAGCATTGTAAACGACTTGGCATTAAGCAAGTATCGCTCGTTGGAATGATGGGGAAATTTTCGAAAGTAGCACAAGGTGTAATGATGGTGCACTCCAAAAGCGCAGCCATTGATTTTAATTTTTTAGCGCAGCTAGCCATTGATATTGGGGCAGATGAAGAAACAGTAGCGCAAGTAAGAGAGGCAAATACCGCATCACAGGTTGGTGAAATCATGGCTGAAAAAGGCTACGATGCTTTCTTTCATCACCTATGCGAGGCGTGCTGTTATTCTTCTTTACATCATATTAGAGGGGGCATGACGCTCTCCACATCGATTTATTCGATGCAGGGACAATTATTAGGAAGGGCTGATGACATTGCATCAATCGATGAAATTGATTGGGATCGGGGATAA
- the cbiE gene encoding precorrin-6y C5,15-methyltransferase (decarboxylating) subunit CbiE has product MTLHQSMKLIGIGDNGQESLLPQYRQWLEDCEVLVGGERILDFFPSFTGEKVVIKGGLSTLVEKLSEETRQTVILASGDPLFYGIGGYLAKKLNIEVYPYMSSVQLAFSKMGESWQDAYITSIHGRPMKGLAQRIDGKKKVALLTDADNNPNALARYLKHFGITEYRAFVAENLQGIDEKYGWYTLDELEKAEFSPLNVVILQQTSAPKHYTLGIEDEEFSQRKPDKGLITKKEIRVLSLQAMQIQKDSTIWDVGTCTGSMAIEAGKLAPEGQVYAVEKNAPDLENCLQNQQKFRVDITAIHSKAPAGLEHFPDPDAIFIGGTGGEMVELLQLCCARLKPNGRIVLNAATIENLYKAVEAFKACGFAVEILQAQLARSKPILDMTRFVPLNPIYIISAHRKEENHE; this is encoded by the coding sequence ATGACATTGCATCAATCGATGAAATTGATTGGGATCGGGGATAACGGGCAGGAAAGTTTGCTACCACAGTATAGACAGTGGCTTGAAGACTGCGAGGTGCTTGTAGGTGGTGAGCGTATCCTTGATTTTTTCCCAAGCTTTACAGGAGAAAAAGTAGTCATTAAAGGCGGACTTTCAACGCTTGTTGAAAAACTATCCGAAGAAACGAGACAGACAGTTATTTTAGCTTCGGGTGATCCTTTGTTTTATGGCATAGGGGGCTATTTAGCCAAAAAGCTGAATATCGAAGTATATCCGTATATGAGCTCCGTGCAGCTTGCATTTTCAAAAATGGGCGAAAGCTGGCAGGATGCCTATATAACGAGTATTCACGGGCGACCAATGAAAGGCTTAGCGCAACGTATTGATGGCAAAAAGAAAGTAGCTTTACTGACAGATGCAGACAATAATCCAAATGCACTGGCACGTTATTTAAAGCATTTTGGTATAACCGAATACCGAGCTTTTGTGGCAGAAAATTTACAAGGCATTGATGAAAAATATGGCTGGTATACTCTTGATGAATTAGAAAAAGCGGAATTTTCACCTTTAAATGTTGTTATTCTACAGCAAACATCAGCTCCTAAGCATTATACACTTGGTATTGAAGATGAAGAGTTTTCGCAACGTAAACCAGATAAAGGACTGATTACGAAAAAAGAAATTCGTGTATTAAGTTTACAAGCTATGCAAATTCAAAAGGATAGTACGATTTGGGATGTTGGTACGTGCACAGGTTCGATGGCAATTGAAGCTGGTAAACTGGCACCTGAAGGTCAAGTGTATGCAGTGGAAAAAAATGCACCTGATTTAGAAAACTGTCTACAAAATCAACAGAAATTCCGCGTGGATATTACCGCTATTCATAGTAAAGCGCCAGCTGGACTGGAACATTTTCCAGACCCAGATGCGATTTTTATCGGCGGAACAGGTGGGGAAATGGTGGAGTTATTACAACTGTGCTGTGCACGCCTAAAGCCCAATGGTCGCATTGTCTTAAATGCGGCTACAATTGAAAATTTATATAAGGCAGTTGAGGCGTTTAAAGCTTGTGGCTTTGCAGTAGAAATTTTACAGGCGCAACTTGCACGTAGTAAACCGATTTTAGATATGACTCGCTTTGTCCCATTAAACCCGATCTATATTATTTCGGCACATCGAAAGGAAGAAAATCATGAGTAA
- the cobI gene encoding precorrin-2 C(20)-methyltransferase, which translates to MSNLGILYGLGVGPGDPELITVKAFRVIQESPVIAYPKKLKGSKSYAHRIVDVYINPEEKDMLGLVFPMTKDEAVLEREWTKSVELVYGKLKEGKDVAFVTEGDPLLYSTFIHMMKLMQDTHPDVEIRTVPGISSFNGSASRLGIALADGDDRVAIIPAHDNYEAMREAIESHDAVVFIKVAKVIDLMLEVLRDLDLLDKASVVTKVTSDEEIIWDVRELDGVDLEYLTLMVVRK; encoded by the coding sequence ATGAGTAATCTTGGTATTTTATATGGCTTAGGCGTAGGCCCTGGCGACCCAGAGTTAATTACAGTAAAGGCATTCCGAGTTATCCAAGAGTCACCCGTTATTGCCTACCCGAAAAAATTAAAGGGTAGTAAAAGCTATGCACATCGTATTGTGGATGTTTACATTAATCCTGAGGAAAAAGATATGCTTGGTCTTGTTTTCCCGATGACGAAGGATGAAGCAGTTTTAGAACGTGAATGGACGAAATCTGTTGAACTTGTTTATGGTAAATTGAAAGAAGGCAAGGATGTTGCCTTTGTGACAGAAGGTGATCCTCTTTTATATAGTACTTTTATTCATATGATGAAGTTAATGCAGGACACGCATCCAGATGTAGAAATTCGTACTGTACCTGGTATTTCATCATTCAATGGTTCTGCATCACGACTAGGCATAGCCCTTGCGGATGGAGATGATCGTGTCGCAATTATTCCAGCTCATGATAATTATGAGGCAATGCGTGAGGCCATTGAAAGTCATGATGCAGTCGTATTTATAAAAGTAGCAAAGGTTATTGATTTAATGTTAGAAGTGCTACGTGATTTAGACTTGCTTGATAAGGCTTCCGTTGTGACAAAGGTTACGTCCGATGAGGAAATTATTTGGGATGTGCGTGAACTAGACGGTGTAGATTTAGAATATTTAACGTTAATGGTGGTGCGTAAATAA
- the cobM gene encoding precorrin-4 C(11)-methyltransferase, with the protein MKKIYIVGAGPGDPDLITVKGLHMLQTADVVMYTDSLVNEDLIAKAKPGAEVIRTAGMHLEEMVAVMVERVNAGKVVARMHTGDPAMYGAIMEQIALLKKEGIGYEVIPGVSSVFASAAAIGAELTIPDLTQTLILTRAEGRTPVPEFEKLRDLASHHCTIALFLSATLTKKIVKELQSAGWSDDTPVAVIQRATWPDQKIVRTTLVELDEAMRVNGIRKHAMILAGWALDPNIHDKDEYRSKLYDATFTHGFRKGVKTSD; encoded by the coding sequence ATGAAGAAAATTTATATTGTTGGTGCAGGCCCAGGAGACCCAGATTTAATTACAGTTAAAGGTTTACATATGCTACAAACAGCGGATGTTGTCATGTATACGGATTCACTAGTCAATGAAGATCTTATTGCAAAGGCAAAGCCAGGTGCGGAAGTTATTCGTACAGCTGGTATGCATTTAGAAGAAATGGTGGCGGTCATGGTTGAACGTGTCAATGCAGGGAAAGTAGTAGCACGTATGCATACGGGCGACCCTGCGATGTATGGAGCTATCATGGAACAGATTGCATTGTTGAAGAAGGAAGGGATTGGCTACGAAGTTATTCCTGGAGTTAGCTCGGTATTTGCTTCAGCGGCGGCAATTGGTGCGGAATTAACCATTCCTGATTTAACACAAACGCTTATTTTAACACGTGCAGAAGGTCGTACACCTGTACCTGAGTTTGAAAAGCTACGTGATCTTGCTAGCCATCATTGTACGATTGCGCTGTTTTTAAGTGCAACACTAACAAAGAAAATTGTCAAAGAATTGCAAAGTGCGGGATGGTCTGATGATACACCAGTTGCGGTCATTCAGCGTGCAACTTGGCCCGATCAAAAAATTGTTCGTACGACTTTAGTTGAGCTTGATGAAGCGATGCGTGTCAATGGTATTCGTAAGCATGCGATGATTTTAGCTGGTTGGGCATTAGACCCAAATATCCATGATAAAGACGAGTACCGCTCAAAACTATATGATGCGACCTTTACACATGGCTTCCGAAAAGGTGTGAAGACAAGTGATTGA